The Arcobacter sp. CECT 8986 DNA window TTTAACTCAGCATAATCAATTCCAACAGCATTTGAGATTGATCTTAAATGTAATCCACCTTTTACACTAATTGTTGCAACAGAAGATGTTGCACCTATATTTAAAAGATGTGCATTATTATTTTCTGTAATAAAGCTTTGATTATTCATCATACCAAGTGCAATAATTTTTCTTATATACATTCTACTTTCACTTGGAACATATTGTCTACTTACTTTATTTTGAACTTCAAGTAATTCATCAATATCTAAAGAAACGCCCCATTTCTTAACTTCATTATAAACTCTTCTTAGTTTATAAAATGGCTCACTTCCTCTTTGGTAATAGTATATAATTCTTCTAAACTCTTGAATTTTTTTACTATATTTTTGTTTTGGATGTTCTTCAACATATTTATCAATTGTAGCTCTTGTAAGTCCTTCTATAACTCTACCTTCTCCACAATTGTAAGCAATTGCAGCTAAGTACCATTTACCAAATCTTTTATGCAAATGTTTTAAATAAGTGGCTGCTGCTTTTGTAGATTTTACTAAATCCATTCTCTCATCAACATATAAATTTATGTCTAAATCATAGTGTTTACCAGTTCCATACATAAATTGCCAAATACCCATTGCTTTTACATTTGATTTTGCATCAATAGTAAAATCAGACTCAGCCATTGCCATATATAAAAAAACTGCAGGAACTTTTTCATCTCTAAGTATTTTTTTTATGTTGGGAACAAACAGTGAAGCATCAGTAAGCTTCTTTACGTAATGATTTTGATTATGTTCTCTTAATAAGTTTTCGTATGTTTTTTGAAGTTTATAATCAGTAATAAAAGAAGACTTGATATCTAAGTCTTCTAATATTTGTAAATCTCTTTGGTTATAATTTGCACCAATTAAAGATGCAAAAGTAAAATTAACTAATATAAATAAAAATAAAGCTATTTTAATCAAATAATTTCCTAAATCTTAAAATAGTGCATATTTTATCTAATTTATATTAGAGAACTCCTTAAATAAGGTTTTAGCATTATTTGTAGTAAAATCTTCTACCTCTTCAACACTTATTTCAAGTAATTCTGAAATTTTTTGAGCCACCAAAGTTGTATAAGCAGGCTCATTTCTTGTACCTCTATGAGGATGTGGAGTTAAATAAGGTCCATCTGTTTCTATAATAATTTTTTCTTTTGGAATTTTAGGAAAAACTTGTATCAATTTTCTTGCATTTTTGAAAGTTAATACTCCACCTATACCAAAATAAAAATTTTCATTTGCCAAACTTACTAATTGTTCATCTGCATTGAAGCAGTGTAAAACACCACCTACTTCTTTTGCATTATAATCTAATAATAACTTTTTAGAGTCATTAGAAGCATCTCTTACATGAACAATTAGAGGTTTTTTAACCTCTTTTGCAAACTCAATTTGTTTTATAAAAACATCTTTTTGTAATTTTATCTCTTCTTCTTTTTCAGTTTCAGATTCAGGTAATCTAAAATAGTCTAATCCACACTCACCAATAGCTATACACTTTGGATGTTTAACATACTCTTTCATTATTTCTAAATCATATGCTTTTGCATCATAAGGATGAACTCCAACTGCAAAATATACTTCATCATATTTTTCAGCAAGTTCAACAGCTCTTGGTAAATCTTTAGGATCCGCTCCAGGGATTAAGAAACCTTTTACATTTGATTCTAAAGCGTTTGATATTACAGTTTCAATATCTTCATAATATTGCTCATTATCTAGATGACAGTGCGTATCAATAATTATGATAAAAACCTTTTTTCAACTAGATTTAAAATACCATTGATGTCTTGAGTATCTTCACCTTTTATCCAAGCGTCGATTCCAAAGTTTTTAAAAGCATCATAATCACTGTCATCATCAATTACTGCTATTGAAACAAATTTTTCTTTACAAACATCATGTTTATTTTCTTCAAAATCAAAAATTGAATTTATATCTAAAATAGCAATATCTGCTTTGTTAGAAACACCACTATCAAAATTTTCTATTTGGTGTTTAGTATCAATTAAAGACTCATCAAAATTACAAAAAGTTACTATATTCATAACTACCCCTTGTTTTCTTTATAAAATATTAATCATTTTATCAAATTAAAAATTAAAAAACTACAAAATATATCTTGCTGTATCTTCATTTTCAACGATATCGTCAAGTTTTTCTTCAACTAAAGCTTCATCAACAACAATTGTCTCACCTTTTTTCTCATCTGCTGAAAAACTTATATCTTCAATTACTTTCTCAATTACAGTATGTAATCTTCTAGCTCCAATATCTTCTGTTTTCTCATTTGCACTTACAGAATATTTAGCAAAAGCTTTAATCGCTTCATCTTTAAACTCTAAAGTAACACCTTCAACTTCAAGAAGTGCTTTGTATTGTCTTAATAATGAGTTTTTAGTATTTGTAAGAATTTTATAAAGAGCCTCTTCATCTAAAGAACTCAATTCAACTCTCAATGGAAATCTCCCTTGAAGCTCTGGAAGTAAATCACTTGGTTTAGATACATGAAATGCACCAGCAGCTATAAATAAAATATGGTCTGTTTTTACTTGACCAAATTTTGTTTGAACACTACTTCCTTCTACAATTGGAAGTAAATCTCTTTGAACACCCTCTTTTGAAGGGTCTTGATTTTGTGTTTTAGAACCTGTTGCAATTTTATCAATTTCATCTAAGAAAATTATCCCACCATTTTCAGCTCTTTTAATTGCTTCAATTTTAATCGCTTCTTGGTCTAATAATTTTTCACTTGCCACATCTTTTAGTAAAACTTTTGCATCTTTAATTGACACTTCTTTTTTTACTTTTTCTTTGTTTAATCCACCTAACATTTTTGAAAGACTTTCTTGCATTGAAGTCATATCCATTGGCATTGATGAATCAATTATTTCTACATGTGTTTTTTTAGGAAGTTCAATCTCAATTTTTTTATCATCTAATTGTCCACTTAAAAGTTTCTCTTCCATTTTGTTATAAGTTTTAATAAATGACTCTTTTGCACTTTCACTTGCACCTTCTGGAAGTGGTGGAACTAATTTTTCAATAATTTGCTTATTTACTTCATCATCAATTTTATCTGAAATTTTTTCTTCATACTCTTTTGTTACAAGATTAATTGACTCATAAACTAAATCTCTTATCATTGATTCTACATCTCTACCTACAAAACC harbors:
- a CDS encoding TatD family hydrolase — its product is MIIIDTHCHLDNEQYYEDIETVISNALESNVKGFLIPGADPKDLPRAVELAEKYDEVYFAVGVHPYDAKAYDLEIMKEYVKHPKCIAIGECGLDYFRLPESETEKEEEIKLQKDVFIKQIEFAKEVKKPLIVHVRDASNDSKKLLLDYNAKEVGGVLHCFNADEQLVSLANENFYFGIGGVLTFKNARKLIQVFPKIPKEKIIIETDGPYLTPHPHRGTRNEPAYTTLVAQKISELLEISVEEVEDFTTNNAKTLFKEFSNIN
- the hslU gene encoding ATP-dependent protease ATPase subunit HslU; amino-acid sequence: MDLTPKQIVEYLDDYIIGQNDAKKTIALALRNRFRRMQVEPALQEEIMPKNILMIGSTGVGKTEIARRLAKMMGLPFVKVEASKYTEVGFVGRDVESMIRDLVYESINLVTKEYEEKISDKIDDEVNKQIIEKLVPPLPEGASESAKESFIKTYNKMEEKLLSGQLDDKKIEIELPKKTHVEIIDSSMPMDMTSMQESLSKMLGGLNKEKVKKEVSIKDAKVLLKDVASEKLLDQEAIKIEAIKRAENGGIIFLDEIDKIATGSKTQNQDPSKEGVQRDLLPIVEGSSVQTKFGQVKTDHILFIAAGAFHVSKPSDLLPELQGRFPLRVELSSLDEEALYKILTNTKNSLLRQYKALLEVEGVTLEFKDEAIKAFAKYSVSANEKTEDIGARRLHTVIEKVIEDISFSADEKKGETIVVDEALVEEKLDDIVENEDTARYIL
- a CDS encoding lytic transglycosylase domain-containing protein; its protein translation is MIKIALFLFILVNFTFASLIGANYNQRDLQILEDLDIKSSFITDYKLQKTYENLLREHNQNHYVKKLTDASLFVPNIKKILRDEKVPAVFLYMAMAESDFTIDAKSNVKAMGIWQFMYGTGKHYDLDINLYVDERMDLVKSTKAAATYLKHLHKRFGKWYLAAIAYNCGEGRVIEGLTRATIDKYVEEHPKQKYSKKIQEFRRIIYYYQRGSEPFYKLRRVYNEVKKWGVSLDIDELLEVQNKVSRQYVPSESRMYIRKIIALGMMNNQSFITENNNAHLLNIGATSSVATISVKGGLHLRSISNAVGIDYAELKNLNRHLKLQIVPPYVKKYDIYIPYSRLARYQANKDLIKDSRYLVYVVKRGDSLHRIGNKYHVSYKVIKDFNKLHSNLLSLKQKLIIPITTSAKTSSQRLVLTNKKIVRKTSVVYKVKNGDTLYSIARRYKIDLKKLMSDNKLESNFINIGDKIVIKK